In Pyrus communis chromosome 8, drPyrComm1.1, whole genome shotgun sequence, one genomic interval encodes:
- the LOC137743347 gene encoding vesicle-associated protein 4-1-like encodes MAVVDSFQHHRHKSASDAKLFTLCPFWQSGGQTSSSSSSSTQNLHGYGFKSNPKTVSSVARSLLPPRRRLRLDPANKLYFPYEPGKQVKSAIRLKNNSRSHVAFKFQTTAPKSCYMRPPGGILAPGESLIATVFRFVEQPEKNEKQLDQKTKVKFKIMSRKVNAGIEYAPELFDEQKDQVTVERILRVVFLNAEHPSPALEKLNRQLAEAEAALEVRKKPPADSDPPRDVGEGLVIDEWKERREKYLARQQVEAVDSV; translated from the exons ATGGCCGTCGTCGACAGCTTCCAACACCACCGGCACAAGTCGGCCTCGGACGCGAAGCTCTTCACCCTCTGCCCGTTCTGGCAGTCGGGAGGCCAAACATcgtcctcttcttcctcttccacgCAGAACCTCCACGGCTACGGATTCAAATCCAACCCCAAAACGGTGTCCTCCGTCGCGAGATCGCTTCTTCCTCCTCGCCGTCGACTCCGGCTTGACCCCGCCAACAAACTCTACTTCCCTT ATGAACCTGGGAAACAGGTGAAAAGTGCGATCCGATTGAAGAACAATAGCAGGTCACATGTAGCTTTTAAG TTTCAAACTACTGCCCCGAAAAGCTGTTATATGCGTCCTCCCGGAGGTATACTTGCTCCGGGAGAAAGCCTAATTGCGACCG TGTTTAGGTTTGTGGAGCAACCCgagaaaaatgagaaacaaTTGGATCAGAAGACCAAGGTTAAGTTCAAGATTATGAGCCGCAAGGTGAACGCAGGAATCGAATATGCGCCTGAGCTG TTTGATGAACAAAAGGATCAAGTGACCGTTGAGCGAATTTTGCGGGTTGTATTTTTGAATGCAGAGCACCCTAGTCCT GCTCTGGAAAAACTGAACAGACAGTTGGCTGAAGCTGAGGCTGCACTTGAAGTGCGTAAGAAGCCTCCTGCGGACTCAGACCCTCCTCGGGATGTTGGGGAAGGCCTTGTAATAGACGAATGG AAGGAGCGAAGGGAGAAATACTTGGCCCGGCAACAGGTTGAAGCAGTGGATTCGGTGTAA